A genomic region of Thermoanaerobaculia bacterium contains the following coding sequences:
- a CDS encoding RNA methyltransferase — MTLPAVVLVRPQHEGNIGAVARAMANMGLTELLLVEPAPELGDPAYAFAMHAHDILRSAQRHPSLQAALARFDFVVATASLRDRLWPHPVVAPRDLPGHLERHAGGARVALVFGAEVSGLTSDELAFARVLVSIPAAPANPTLNLAQAVLLLAYELYVARGAPGAIALEPVSRATVFQLDHLFGRLQDLLAEVGFARDTTIHRVARDLRQLLARAGLSEREAALLSGLLRRTRNAITRVQKPPRS; from the coding sequence GTGACGCTGCCCGCCGTCGTCCTCGTCCGCCCGCAGCACGAAGGCAACATCGGCGCCGTCGCCCGGGCGATGGCCAACATGGGGCTCACCGAGCTCCTCCTGGTAGAACCCGCCCCCGAGCTCGGGGACCCCGCCTACGCCTTCGCGATGCACGCCCACGACATCCTGCGGAGCGCCCAGCGGCACCCGAGCCTGCAGGCGGCGCTCGCGCGATTCGACTTCGTGGTCGCGACCGCCTCGCTCCGGGATCGCCTCTGGCCGCATCCGGTCGTCGCGCCGCGTGACCTGCCGGGGCACCTCGAGCGTCATGCCGGGGGCGCCCGTGTCGCCCTGGTCTTCGGCGCGGAGGTCTCCGGTCTGACGAGCGACGAGCTCGCGTTCGCCAGAGTCCTGGTGAGCATTCCTGCGGCGCCGGCGAACCCGACCCTGAACCTCGCGCAGGCCGTGCTCCTCCTCGCCTACGAGCTCTACGTGGCACGCGGGGCGCCCGGGGCGATCGCTCTCGAACCGGTGTCGCGCGCCACGGTCTTTCAGCTCGACCATCTTTTCGGCCGGCTGCAGGACCTGCTCGCCGAGGTCGGCTTCGCGCGCGACACGACGATTCATCGGGTGGCACGGGATCTCCGCCAGTTGCTCGCCCGCGCGGGTCTCTCCGAACGTGAGGCAGCGCTCCTCTCGGGGCTCTTGCGGCGCACCCGGAACGCCATCACTCGCGTCCAGAAGCCCCCTCGTTCCTGA
- a CDS encoding FAD:protein FMN transferase, with product MKNIFSRLLWVLFPLGLASDVPVTAASALQEPAEGEVPRVGATTALRMTGTALGARLEIEVLDLSKAAGEQALNAAWDAVVGAERELRALAAAAGSGKARLSPDLLDLVGRASSFCTWSDGASGPIGGAVYRLWAEGAQHGALPTPDRLQSAAESTKCSRLTLRLETRELELAPGTELDLRGFTRGWAVDLAVRSLVASGAANLRVELGPVARGLGPGPAGQGWPIALPTLSASGNAASQVLLLDQAIAVAEPASETFLVGGERILPAFDLRSGRPATGVSSVVAVTTFAADAEPLALAMSVLGANGGQMRLGSLRPKPSVLWLLGSGETAVVASSNWSAVRRP from the coding sequence GTGAAAAATATTTTTTCCAGGCTGCTCTGGGTACTGTTTCCGCTGGGACTCGCCTCCGACGTGCCTGTCACGGCCGCGAGCGCCCTGCAGGAACCGGCGGAGGGGGAGGTGCCGCGCGTCGGCGCCACCACCGCCCTGCGGATGACCGGGACCGCCCTCGGCGCCCGGCTGGAGATCGAGGTCCTCGATCTCTCCAAGGCTGCTGGCGAGCAGGCCTTGAACGCCGCCTGGGATGCCGTCGTCGGTGCCGAGCGCGAGCTGCGGGCCCTCGCCGCGGCCGCCGGCAGCGGGAAGGCCCGGCTGTCGCCCGACCTCCTCGACCTGGTCGGACGCGCGAGCTCCTTCTGCACCTGGAGCGACGGCGCCTCCGGCCCGATTGGCGGGGCGGTCTATCGGCTCTGGGCCGAGGGCGCCCAGCACGGCGCGCTTCCCACTCCGGATCGGCTCCAGAGCGCGGCGGAGAGCACCAAGTGCAGCCGCCTGACCCTCCGCCTCGAGACCCGCGAGCTCGAGCTGGCTCCCGGGACCGAGCTCGACCTGCGTGGCTTCACCCGCGGCTGGGCAGTCGATCTTGCGGTACGGAGTCTGGTCGCATCAGGGGCCGCGAACCTCCGGGTGGAGCTCGGTCCGGTGGCGCGCGGCCTCGGTCCCGGACCGGCAGGGCAAGGCTGGCCCATTGCGCTGCCGACGCTTTCTGCCTCCGGCAACGCCGCCAGCCAGGTCCTCCTGCTCGACCAGGCGATCGCCGTCGCCGAACCGGCCTCGGAGACCTTCCTGGTAGGGGGCGAGCGCATCCTGCCCGCCTTCGATCTGCGCAGCGGCAGGCCGGCCACCGGCGTCTCGAGCGTCGTCGCCGTCACGACGTTCGCCGCGGATGCCGAGCCGCTGGCACTGGCGATGAGCGTGCTGGGCGCCAACGGCGGCCAGATGCGTCTCGGCTCCTTGCGTCCCAAGCCGTCGGTGCTGTGGCTGCTCGGCAGCGGCGAAACCGCCGTTGTCGCCTCCTCGAACTGGTCGGCGGTACGCAGGCCGTGA
- a CDS encoding tetratricopeptide repeat protein: protein MATDRLKAVLIPLALCTFLAGCGKVKARMEFKQGNASYKSENYREAIRYYKQGLELDPAAKQVWRSVGLSAMAVYRPGDVSKQNLEYAEEALGAFEKFAEAYPEDQKVQDYILTILMSSERFDDALKRLRAKAAKNPGDKENNQAITTVLIRAGKLDEAIAYVKSLGARADGVSHYTVGVACWDKAYRDPMLSPEQRGVVVDAGIESLRKSVAMTPDSFDSLVYLNLILREKAKLEVDPVKQQEWIAEAVIFQDKAKAIVAARKAQTAAAS, encoded by the coding sequence ATGGCAACCGACCGGCTGAAGGCAGTACTGATTCCACTTGCGCTCTGCACCTTCCTCGCCGGCTGCGGCAAGGTGAAGGCGCGCATGGAGTTCAAGCAGGGCAACGCCTCCTACAAGAGCGAGAACTACCGCGAGGCCATCCGGTACTACAAGCAGGGGTTGGAGCTCGATCCGGCGGCCAAGCAGGTCTGGCGCTCGGTCGGCCTCTCGGCGATGGCGGTCTACCGGCCTGGCGACGTCTCCAAACAGAACCTCGAGTATGCGGAGGAGGCGCTCGGCGCGTTCGAGAAGTTCGCCGAGGCCTACCCTGAAGATCAGAAGGTCCAGGACTACATCCTGACCATCCTGATGAGCTCGGAGCGCTTCGACGATGCGCTCAAGCGGTTGCGGGCCAAGGCGGCGAAGAACCCGGGCGACAAAGAGAACAACCAGGCGATCACGACGGTCCTCATTCGGGCCGGCAAGCTCGACGAGGCGATCGCCTACGTCAAGTCACTCGGGGCCCGTGCGGACGGCGTGTCGCACTACACGGTCGGCGTCGCCTGTTGGGACAAGGCCTACCGCGATCCGATGCTCTCTCCGGAGCAGCGCGGAGTCGTCGTCGACGCCGGCATCGAGTCGCTGCGCAAGTCGGTAGCGATGACTCCGGACTCGTTCGACTCCCTGGTCTATCTGAACCTCATCCTGCGCGAGAAGGCGAAGCTCGAAGTCGATCCCGTGAAGCAGCAGGAGTGGATTGCCGAAGCGGTCATTTTCCAGGATAAGGCCAAAGCGATCGTCGCCGCCCGCAAGGCCCAGACGGCCGCCGCTTCTTGA